From Deinococcus aquiradiocola:
TGTCTTCGATGAGGGCGAGGGCGGTCTCGCCGTCGAAGGCGACGCCGGTGCGGGGGGTGGGGACGCCTTCGTGGTGCAGGCGGGCGTTGGTGGCGAGCTTGTCGCCGCACAGTTCGATGACGTCCGAGGGGTTGATGACGCGCACGCCGAACGCTTCGAGGGCGCGGGTGACGCCGTGTCCGCGTGACTGGGAGACGCAGCGTTCGATGGCGACCTTCCAGGGCACCTGGGCCTGCCCGGCGGCGTCGAAGGTGAGGCGGAGCTGGGGGGTGTAGACCTTGTCGTAGGGCACGCCGAGGTCGTCGAGGGCTTCGAAGAGCATGCGCTCGTCGGGCCGGATGCGGTCGTAGAGGACGGCGAGGTCTGCCATGGTGGTCTCCATGAGCGGTGGGCTCCGGTCCGCCCGTGTGGGGGGTGGTCCGGAGCCCACGGCTGCGGGGCGGGGTGCGCTCTGCCGGGGTCGCGGGTGTCGTTCTTCCGGAGCGCGTGGGGGGCTTGGGGGTCTGTGGCTGCGCGGGCGGGGCGCGGTCCGGGGCTTATTCTCCCCAGTCCTCGGCTTCCTGGGGGGCCGGGGCGAGGCGGGGGGGGTCGATGCTCACGACTTCCAGTTCGGTGCCGGTGTCTTCGTCGAGGACCAGTTCGCCCAGTTCGGGGTTCTCCAGTTCGATGATCGCGCCGCTTTCGGGACTTTCGAATTTGATGATCGCCATGTTGACCTCGCTGGTCGGGGTGGGCGGCTGGTGTCCCCAGCCTGCGTGTGCGGCAGTTGCCGTTCACCCCCGAACCTTTTCGCATGTAAAGTTACCAGACTAAAACAGATTCGATTGAAAGGTGTCTAGACAGAAATTCGCCCAGGGCGACCGGAACGACCCGCCCCGGACAGACCACACGCGCTCACACGCCCGGCAACCTCCACTCCATTCACGGAGGTCACCGGAAGCGGTCAGGGCTCGCCCGGCGCGTCCTCGAACTCCAGCTCGATGTGCGCGTGGCAGTGCGGGCACGTCACGGTATCGCCGTCCTCGTCCCCCAGCATCTCCTCGGTCACGTCGAACTCCTCACCGCAGTTCGGGCAGGTCGTCAGGATGCCCAGCAGTTCCAGCTCGAACTCCTCGCCGTCGTTGACCGTCACTTCCATCTCGGCGTTGCAGTTGTCGCAGACGATGGCGTCCCCGACCTCCAGCTCGGCACGGTCCGTGTCCGTCAACTCCAGCACCTCGTCACAGACCGGGCACGTCACTTCCAGAATGCTCATGCAGGCCATTGTAGGCGCACGGCCCACGGCGTGCCCCACCTGCCCCTGCCCGCCCGCCGTGCCCTTCACCGCTCCTTGACGCCGCGCGGCCCCAGGCGCGCCCGCCGGTACAATGCCGCCATGCGGGTCTACATCGGCACCGGCGGGTACTCCAACGACGACTGGCTCGGCCTGCTGTACCCGGCCGGCACGCGCAGCACCGAGTACCTCGGCATCTACGCCCGGCACTTCGACGTGGTGGAACTCAACAGCAGCTTCTACGGCATTCCCGGCCTCAAGGCCTTCGCGGGCATGGCGGCCCGCAGCGCCGGACGCGTGCGCTTCACCGTCAAGCTGCATCAGGTGTTCACGCACGCCCGCACCCCGCAGGACAGCGACTTCGACCAGATGCTCCAGAGCCCCGAACCGCTGCGGGAGGCGGGCCTGATGGGGCCTTACCTCGCGCAGTTCCCGTACTCCTTCCACCGCACGCCCGAGAACCGCCGTTACCTCGGCATGCTCGCCGAACGCTTCGCGGGGCACGAACTGGCCGTGGAGTTCCGGCACGGCAGCTGGGACCGCCCGGAAGTCCGCGCGGGCATGGCCGAGTACGGCCTGCTGTGGGTCAGTCCCGACTACCCACCGGTGGGCGGCATGCCGGAACCGCAGCTGCACGTGACGGGCGAGGTCGGGTACCTGCGGCTGCACGGCCGCAACGGCGGCACGTGGTGGGAAGGCACGAGCGCCGCCGAGCGCCACGACTACCGCTACAGCCGCGCGGAACTGGAGGGCTGGGCGGACCAGGTGGCCGCCGCCCTGGACGCGGGCGAGGCCGAGGAACTCTACATCCTGTTCGAGAACACCACGCAGGGGCACGCGCTGCACAACATTCCCGTGCTGCGAGAAGCGCTGGAGGCGCGCGGCGTGCCGGTCTGGCATCCGGACCCGGACGCGCCCGACCCGGAAGGCGCGGGCGTGGACGGGCACCAGGCCAGCCTCTTCTGACCCGGCCCTGCCGAAGTCCGGGGCATCTGGTGTTCACGCTCGCTGCGCTCGGCTGAACGACAGGAGTTCAGCTCAAAACCGGATCAGAGGTGCGGCTGGGCGATCTGGTTCAGGCCGAGCCAGAAGGTCAGGGTGGCGCGCATCGTGTCGGCGAACATGGACAGGTCCGGCGGTTTGACGAGGTAGCCGTTCGCGCCGCGCCGGTACGCGGCCTGGATGTCCTTCTGTTCGCGGCTGGTGGTGAGCATCACGACGGGAATGTCGTGGAGTTTCTCGTCGGCGCGGATGGCGTCCAGCACGCCGAGTCCGTCGAGTTGCGGCATGTTCAGGTCGAGCAGCACGAGGCTGGGGCGGCGGTGGCGGTCGTCGCGGTGTGTGTGCAGGTACGCGAGCGCTTCGGGGCCGCCCTGGGCCGTGACGACCTCTGGACCGTCGGAGTCCTGCCCCAGCACTTCCAGGGCGAGCTCCAGGTCGTTCGGATTGTCGTCGACCAGCAGCACCTGTCGCTTGCGTCCACCCATCGCTTCCCCCTTCCCGCGCGCGGCCCTTCCGCTGTGATCCGGCAGCTCCTTTTCCTTAAGGAACCTTGAAAACCTTTATCCAAGATTAACATTCACAGTGAACGTCAAGTGAGACAAGTGTCCTAGTTGATGACGCGCACGGCCGCGCTGTACCGCGTCCAACCGCACGCGCAGGCCCGGCCGCCTGCCCGCGGCGCGCGAATGTAGACCTCCCCCCCGGCCGGGGCGGCACGGGCCGCTACACTGCTCGCTGTGTTGACCAAGCGCATCATTCCCTGCCTGGACGTCCAGAACGGACGGGTCGTCAAGAACGTCCGGTTCTTCGAGGACCACCGTGACGCGGGCGACCCCCTGACCCTCGCGCAGGCCTACGAGCAGCAGCAGGCCGACGAACTGGTCTTCTACGACATCACCGCCACGCACGAGGGCCGCAAACTCATGCTGGACGTCGCCGCGCGCGTCGCGGAGGCCGTCATGATGCCGCTCACGGTGGGCGGCGGCGTCGAGAGTGTGGCGGACTTCCGGCAGCTGCTGCTCGCCGGAGCCGACAAGATCAGCGTGAACAGCAGCGCCGTGCGCCGCCCGCAGCTCATCCGGGAGGCCAGCGACCATTTCGGCGCGCAGTGCGTGGTGCTCAGCATCGACGCCAAACGCCGCCCGGACGGGAGCGGCTGGAACGTCTTCGTGGGCGGCGGCCGCATCGACACGGGCCTCGACCTGCTCGCGTGGGCGCAGGAGGGCGAGCGGCTCGGGGCGGGCGAACTGTGCCTGAACGTGATGGACGCCGACGGGACCCGTGCGGGCTTCGACCTGCAGGCCACGCGCGCCGTGAGCGACGCCGTGAACCTGCCGGTCATCGCGTCGGGCGGCGCGGGCCGCGTGCAGGACTTCTACGACGTGCTGACCGAAGGGCACGCGGACGCCGCGCTCGCCGCGAGCGTCTTCCATTTCGGCGAACTGACCGTGAACGGCGTGAAGGCCGAACTGAAACAGCGGGGCCTGAACGTCCGCCCCGCCTGGAGCGACGTATGACCACCCCCGACCCTGCCCTCCCCCCCACCCCGGCCACCCCGGACCTGACGCGCGTGCGGTTCGGCCCGGACGGCCTCGTGCCGGTCGTGACGCAGGACGCCGCGACCGGCGAGGTCCTGATGCAGGCGTACGCGGACCTCGCCGCGCTGCAGCACACGCTCGCCACACGGCAGGGCACGTACTACAGCCGTTCGCGCGGCGAGCAGTGGGTCAAGGGCCTCACGAGCGGGCACGTGCAGCACGTGGAAAGCGTCGCCCTCGACTGCGACGGCGACAGCGTCCTGTACCGCGTGCACCAGCACGGTCCCGCCTGCCACACCGGCGAACGCAGCTGCTTCTTCACGCCGCTCCTCGCAGCGGAAGAGGAGACGGACGCGGGTCAGGGGCTGGACGGCGTGCTGGAACGCGTGTACGGCACCATCCGCGAACGCCTGGACACCCTGCCGGAAGGCAGTTACGTGGCGCGCCTGCACGCGGGCGGCCTGGACCGCGTGCTGAAGAAGGTCGCGGAGGAGTCCGGCGAGGTGCTGCTCGCCACCAAGAATGCCGGGACCGGCACGGACGACGAGCGGGCCGCCGCGCGCGCCGAGCTGAGCACCGAGGTCGCCGACCTGCTCTTCCACACGCTGTTCGCGATGGCGGAGGTCGGCGTGACGCCCGGCGACGTGGCCGCCGTCCTGCGGGGCCGCGAGGGCCGCACCGGCCTGAAAGGCCCCAAGGAAGTCGGCTGAGCACCCCGCGCGCCGCGCCCCTCACAGCCCCCTGACAGACGGCACCTCACCGGTCTGGGTGTGCGCTACACTGTGCGGAGTTTCCGACTGCAGGGCATCTCCAGGACCTGTGCAGCGACCGGCGGGTCAGAGGCGGCCCGCCGTATTGAAGGAGTGTATTGATGCAAGC
This genomic window contains:
- the lysW gene encoding lysine biosynthesis protein LysW, translated to MAIIKFESPESGAIIELENPELGELVLDEDTGTELEVVSIDPPRLAPAPQEAEDWGE
- a CDS encoding MJ0042-type zinc finger domain-containing protein, with amino-acid sequence MSILEVTCPVCDEVLELTDTDRAELEVGDAIVCDNCNAEMEVTVNDGEEFELELLGILTTCPNCGEEFDVTEEMLGDEDGDTVTCPHCHAHIELEFEDAPGEP
- a CDS encoding DUF72 domain-containing protein; this translates as MRVYIGTGGYSNDDWLGLLYPAGTRSTEYLGIYARHFDVVELNSSFYGIPGLKAFAGMAARSAGRVRFTVKLHQVFTHARTPQDSDFDQMLQSPEPLREAGLMGPYLAQFPYSFHRTPENRRYLGMLAERFAGHELAVEFRHGSWDRPEVRAGMAEYGLLWVSPDYPPVGGMPEPQLHVTGEVGYLRLHGRNGGTWWEGTSAAERHDYRYSRAELEGWADQVAAALDAGEAEELYILFENTTQGHALHNIPVLREALEARGVPVWHPDPDAPDPEGAGVDGHQASLF
- a CDS encoding response regulator; translated protein: MGGRKRQVLLVDDNPNDLELALEVLGQDSDGPEVVTAQGGPEALAYLHTHRDDRHRRPSLVLLDLNMPQLDGLGVLDAIRADEKLHDIPVVMLTTSREQKDIQAAYRRGANGYLVKPPDLSMFADTMRATLTFWLGLNQIAQPHL
- the hisF gene encoding imidazole glycerol phosphate synthase subunit HisF; this encodes MLTKRIIPCLDVQNGRVVKNVRFFEDHRDAGDPLTLAQAYEQQQADELVFYDITATHEGRKLMLDVAARVAEAVMMPLTVGGGVESVADFRQLLLAGADKISVNSSAVRRPQLIREASDHFGAQCVVLSIDAKRRPDGSGWNVFVGGGRIDTGLDLLAWAQEGERLGAGELCLNVMDADGTRAGFDLQATRAVSDAVNLPVIASGGAGRVQDFYDVLTEGHADAALAASVFHFGELTVNGVKAELKQRGLNVRPAWSDV
- the hisIE gene encoding bifunctional phosphoribosyl-AMP cyclohydrolase/phosphoribosyl-ATP diphosphatase HisIE; this translates as MTTPDPALPPTPATPDLTRVRFGPDGLVPVVTQDAATGEVLMQAYADLAALQHTLATRQGTYYSRSRGEQWVKGLTSGHVQHVESVALDCDGDSVLYRVHQHGPACHTGERSCFFTPLLAAEEETDAGQGLDGVLERVYGTIRERLDTLPEGSYVARLHAGGLDRVLKKVAEESGEVLLATKNAGTGTDDERAAARAELSTEVADLLFHTLFAMAEVGVTPGDVAAVLRGREGRTGLKGPKEVG